A single Musa acuminata AAA Group cultivar baxijiao chromosome BXJ2-1, Cavendish_Baxijiao_AAA, whole genome shotgun sequence DNA region contains:
- the LOC103996705 gene encoding endo-1,4-beta-xylanase 2 isoform X3, protein MNIISNHDFSNGLESWHPNCCHAYVASAISGFLNGVRPSSGGNYAVVTHRNESWQGLEQDITEKVTVSVKYTVTACVGVYGDHRPAGVQATLKLENSDSSISYMFIERILVSKDCWEMLEGSFSLASMPRRVVFYLEGPPPGVDLLIDSVVVSSERMEMMVNTQNHVINIISNHDFSCGLEPWVPNCCHAYVASKESGFLNGVKPNSGENYAVVTQRSECWQGLEQDITAKVTFGAKHDVSAYIGVYGVLHEPAEVKATLKFENSDSSTGYLSIGSAFVSKGCWQKLEGSFSLTSMPRRVVFYLEGPNPGMDLLIDSVTISCDDTEVCRATSVDENIVRNPQFEDGLSDWSGRGCKILLHNSLVNGKILPVKGRYFVSATERNQTWNGIEQEITGRVSRKLAYEVTAVVRTFGNANNADVRATLWAQSPNGREQYIGIAKIQASDKEWVKLQGKFLLNGVASRAIIFIEGPPPGTDILVDSFVVRRAMKAAASVPPSDEGFRDNIDSRKVVSTNIISNHDFSRGLQSWSLNLCDGFVVSGEFGPLKGVTAKTGSNYAVLTNRSESWHALEQDITNKVSTGLTYSVSVIVRISGAHQEPSAVKATLKLEHLDSQLSYISVGRAMVSKERWEMLEGSFSLTSMPKCVIFYLEGPSAGVDLLIDSVVVSCSDVEHCEDVSHGANIIRNSSFTDGLNWWNPLGSCKLSIGTVPEEFFPLAKDSVNHNQPISSHFILTTNRTETWMGPSQIITDRIKLHVTYQVATWVRLGSGATSPHHVNVALGVDNQWINGGQVEANSDRWNKIRGSFRIEKRPSKVIVYVQGPPPGVDLMLSELQIFPVNRKARYKVLKEKADKIRKRDVILKFSGSENEGLVGASLKIKQIDNCFAFGGCINRSNIENEDFVDFFLKNFNWAVFGNELKWYHTESQQGKFNYKDADELLDFCHKHGKQTRGHCIFWEVEDAIQPWVRSLDSNDLMIAVQNRIRGLLSRYRGKFRHYDVNNEMLHGSFYQDRLGKDIWAYMFQEAHQLDPSAILFVNDYNVEDGCDSKSTPEKYIQQILDLQERGAPIGGIGIQGHISHPVGEIICDALDKLAILGLPIWFTELDVSAENEYIRADDLEVILREAFAHPAVEGILLWGFWELFTCRDHSHLVDAEGNINEAGKRYLALRQEWLSHADGNINTQGEFRFSGYHGTYTVDIATASKSISRSFIVDKGDSPLVLTIDK, encoded by the exons ATGAACATTATCTCAAACCATGACTTCTCCAATGGGCTTGAGTCTTGGCATCCCAATTGTTGCCATGCTTATGTGGCCTCAGCAATTTCTGGTTTCCTGAATGGAGTGAGGCCGAGCTCGGGTGGAAATTATGCTGTGGTTACACATAGGAATGAAAGTTGGCAAGGCCTGGAGCAAGACATCACTGAGAAGGTCACTGTCAGTGTAAAATATACTGTTACAGCATGTGTTGGTGTTTATGGGGATCATAGACCGGCTGGAGTTCAAGCAACGTTGAAGTTGGAGAATTCAGATTCTTCGATTAGCTATATGTTCATTGAGAG GATCTTGGTCTCTAAAGATTGCTGGGAGATGTTGGAAGGTTCCTTCTCACTGGCAAGCATGCCAAGACGAGTAGTGTTTTATTTGGAAGGACCTCCTCCTGGTGTGGACCTGCTCATAGATTCTGTGGTCGTCTCCTCTGAG AGGATGGAAATGATGGTCAATACACAGAATCATGTAATAAACATCATCTCAAACCATGACTTCTCTTGTGGGCTGGAACCTTGGGTTCCCAATTGTTGCCATGCTTATGTTGCCTCAAAAGAGTCTGGTTTTCTGAATGGAGTAAAGCCAAACTCAGGGGAAAACTATGCTGTAGTCACACAAAGGAGCGAATGCTGGCAAGGTTTGGAGCAGGACATCACTGCAAAAGTCACTTTTGGTGCAAAACATGATGTCTCAGCATATATTGGAGTATATGGGGTTCTTCATGAACCGGCTGAAGTCAAAGCAACACTGAAGTTCGAGAATTCAGATTCTTCTACTGGCTACCTGTCTATTGGGAG TGCCTTCGTTTCTAAAGGATGCTGGCAGAAGTTGGAAGGTTCCTTTTCACTGACTAGCATGCCAAGACGAGTAGTATTTTATTTGGAAGGGCCTAATCCTGGCATGGATCTGCTTATAGATTCTGTCACTATATCTTGTGAT GATACGGAGGTTTGTCGTGCTACCAGTGTGGATGAGAATATAGTACGAAATCCTCAGTTTGAAGATGGATTAAGTGATTGGTCTGGAAGAGGATGCAAGATTCTCTTGCACAATTCTCTTGTGAATGGGAAAATACTTCCAGTCAAGGGAAGGTATTTTGTTTCAGCAACTGAAAGGAATCAAACCTGGAATGGGATTGAACAAGAAATAACAGGCAGGGTAAGCAGGAAGCTTGCATATGAAGTTACTGCTGTAGTTCGGACATTCGGAAATGCCAATAATGCTGATGTTCGAGCAACGTTGTGGGCTCAATCACCAAATGGTCGGGAACAATATATCGGCATCGCCAA AATTCAGGCATCAGACAAGGAATGGGTGAAGTTGCAGGGAAAATTCCTCCTAAATGGTGTTGCTTCAAGAGCCATTATATTTATAGAAGGGCCACCACCGGGTACTGATATCCTTGTTGATAGTTTCGTAGTAAGACGGGCAATGAAAGCTGCAGCTTCAGTTCCACCAAGTGATGAG GGTTTCAGAGACAATATTGATTCAAGGAAGGTTGTCAGTACCAATATTATatcaaatcatgatttttccagAGGACTGCAGTCTTGGTCCCTTAATCTTTGTGATGGGTTTGTTGTATCAGGGGAATTTGGTCCTTTAAAGGGAGTCACTGCAAAAACTGGATCAAATTATGCAGTCCTAACAAATCGATCTGAGAGCTGGCATGCTTTGGAACAGGACATAACGAATAAAGTTTCAACTGGTTTAACCTACAGTGTCTCTGTCATTGTTCGAATTTCGGGAGCTCATCAGGAACCTTCTGCAGTCAAAGCAACACTTAAGCTGGAGCACCTGGACTCCCAACTGAGTTATATATCTGTTGGAAG GGCTATGGTGTCGAAAGAAAGATGGGAAATGTTAGAAGGCTCATTTTCATTGACTAGCATGCCAAAATGTGTGATTTTTTATCTGGAAGGACCTTCTGCAGGTGTTGACTTGCTGATTGATTCTGTTGTAGTTTCTTGCTCTGATGTGGAACATTGTGAG GATGTTTCACATGGAGCTAACATAATCAGAAATAGCTCTTTCACTGATGGCCTTAATTGGTGGAATCCTCTTGGCTCGTGTAAGCTGAGCATAGGCACAGTTCCAGAGGAGTTCTTTCCCTTAGCAAAGGATTCTGTCAATCACAATCAACCAATAAGCAGCCATTTTATCCTCACTACAAATCGCACAGAAACCTGGATGGGCCCCTCCCAGATAATAACAGACAGGATTAAGTTACACGTAACCTACCAAGTTGCTACTTGGGTACGTTTAGGTTCAGGAGCAACTAGTCCTCATCATGTCAACGTAGCACTTGGTGTAGACAACCAGTGGATCAATGGGGGGCAAGTTGAAGCTAACTCTGACAGATGGAACAAAATTAGAGGATCATTCAGAATTGAAAAAAGACCATCTAAAGTTATAGTTTATGTGCAAGGTCCTCCACCAGGTGTCGATTTGATGCTGTCAGAACTGCAGATATTTCCTGTAAATAGGAAGGCACGATATAAAGTTCTCAAGGAAAAAGCTGATAAG ATACGAAAGCGTGATGTCATCCTTAAATTTTCAGGTTCTGAGAATGAAGGTCTTGTCGGTGCATCTCTGAAGATTAAACAAATTGACAACTGCTTTGCTTTTGGGGGTTGTATCAACAGATCAAACATTGAAAATGAGGACTTtgttgatttctttttgaaaaatttcaaTTGGGCTGTGTTTGGGAATGAGCTGAAGTGGTACCATACAGAGTCACAACAAGGAAAATTCAATTACAAAGATGCAGATGAGTTATTAGATTTCTGTCACAAACATGGTAAGCAGACAAGAGGCCACTGCATCTTCTGGGAAGTAGAAGATGCCATCCAGCCATGGGTGCGATCGTTGGACTCTAATGATCTAATGATAGCTGTCCAGAACCGTATCAGAGGGTTACTATCTAGGTACAGAGGCAAGTTTAGGCACTATGATGTGAACAATGAGATGCTCCATGGATCTTTCTATCAAGATAGGCTGGGAAAAGATATCTGGGCATACATGTTTCAAGAAGCCCATCAATTGGATCCTTCTGCCATTCTGTTTGTCAATGATTATAATGTAGAAGATGGATGTGATTCTAAGTCCACTCCCGAAAAGTACATTCAGCAAATCCTTGATTTACAGGAACGAGGTGCACCTATAGGAGGGATTGGTATACAAGGTCATATCAGCCATCCGGTCGGAGAAATTATATGTGATGCACTGGACAAGTTGGCGATACTTGGTCTCCCTATTTGGTTCACCGAATTGGATGTCTCTGCAGAAAACGAATATATTCGAGCTGACGACTTGGAGGTTATTCTTCGAGAAGCCTTCGCTCATCCTGCTGTCGAAGGCATCTTGCTCTGGGGATTCTGGGAATTGTTCACATGCAGAGATCATTCCCATTTGGTGGATGCTGAAGGCAACATAAATGAAGCTGGTAAAAGGTACCTTGCTCTGAGGCAAGAGTGGTTATCTCATGCTGATGGCAACATCAATACGCAGGGTGAATTTAGATTCAGTGGATATCATGGTACGTACACTGTGGACATTGCTACTGCTTCCAAAAGTATATCAAGGTCATTTATCGTTGATAAGGGAGATTCTCCTCTTGTTTTGACCATAGATAAGTAA